One Chordicoccus furentiruminis DNA window includes the following coding sequences:
- a CDS encoding HlyD family efflux transporter periplasmic adaptor subunit, whose translation MAEKRRSKVRKVITLLVTASLVAGGGYVGYQKYTETKAAEPSGQSDTESTSAPVVKTAQATKGTIASTVVGSGTLSDGDSENVTIPTGITIDQVLVENGDTVKKGDALATVDQTSLASEISSLTDSISSIDEELEDLEDEDDDETVTTVVSGRVKDLQIASGDDAATLMEKNGSLLTISVDGLMAVDLENASGISKGDTVKVMLSDGTEENGTVASVTGTTATVTISDDGPTVGDEVTVTTADGTKVGTGTLYVHQPLAVTETDGTVGTVYVSENEEVDAGDSLFTLTDITDSADKDKLLAERENLTDELNTLLKLKETVEITATCDGTVDEVNVSDGTEVTASASGSSSSSGSTSATGTTASKTSYSSTSGSTSATATKTSSSSGSTASRTTSSSTSSLKASTLASSAGSGLKASALSSSASGSGGFTPAVFRLVSDTAASASEETTDTSGNAAGTGDAAAEDATTATTDTTAAAEDTTTATATADTTTTTDTTATTDTTTTADTGTTNDTTAADQNNASSSTTTQETAIDAVSVTYTADTDGTIAFTADNVPAVTVTSSNCTIPAFTWTETDQTNAKVYTTTFNLTAADGFYFSGKNVTFEDSSEWTWTWKTSDDAKTMAISITVTVPTGTDATQSTSTTSNGNAAGTESQPAGTDSGTNGSTQSGTAGTDSGTAQSVSEQNGTGNAQSGTDSSAAGASGSTGSGSSAMGGSASSGGMSASGGSSGGSSGTSAGGSTGSSSGTATSTETAASSSSQTSDSDETVGFTVTTDDYMEVSISVDELDILSIKEGQDVSVALDAIDGKTFEGTVKEVSTSGTNSGGSSKFTVTVEVPKDSDMLAGMSATATITTSSSEDTLTIPAAAVHQKGGKSYVYTSEDEDGNLSGETEIETGMSTDSTIEVTSGLTEGETVYYTELSGSTISSSTDSNSQQMMGGMPSGDMGGGGGMPSGGGNGGGNGGGGMPSGGGQGRN comes from the coding sequence ATGGCAGAAAAGCGCAGATCAAAGGTACGGAAAGTCATCACACTTCTTGTAACGGCATCACTTGTCGCCGGAGGCGGCTATGTCGGCTATCAGAAGTACACCGAGACAAAGGCGGCGGAACCATCGGGCCAGTCCGATACGGAGTCGACATCGGCTCCTGTCGTGAAGACGGCCCAGGCGACAAAGGGAACGATCGCCTCAACGGTGGTCGGATCCGGGACGCTTTCGGACGGCGATTCGGAGAACGTCACGATTCCGACCGGTATCACGATCGATCAGGTGCTGGTTGAGAACGGTGATACTGTCAAGAAGGGTGACGCGCTTGCGACCGTCGATCAGACATCGCTTGCAAGTGAGATCTCTTCCCTCACGGATTCGATCAGCTCGATCGACGAAGAGCTCGAGGACCTTGAGGATGAGGACGATGACGAGACGGTGACGACCGTGGTGAGCGGCCGTGTCAAAGATCTTCAGATTGCCTCAGGCGACGATGCCGCGACCCTCATGGAGAAAAACGGCTCGCTCCTCACGATCTCGGTGGACGGTCTCATGGCCGTCGATCTTGAAAATGCATCCGGCATCTCGAAGGGTGATACTGTAAAAGTGATGCTTTCCGACGGCACGGAAGAAAACGGAACGGTCGCATCCGTCACGGGAACCACCGCGACGGTGACGATTTCGGACGATGGCCCGACGGTCGGGGATGAAGTCACGGTGACGACAGCGGACGGAACAAAGGTCGGGACCGGAACGCTCTATGTACATCAGCCGCTCGCCGTGACGGAGACGGATGGGACCGTCGGAACGGTCTATGTGAGCGAAAACGAAGAAGTGGACGCGGGCGACAGCCTGTTCACGCTGACCGACATCACGGACTCGGCGGACAAGGATAAGCTGCTCGCCGAGCGCGAGAATCTGACGGATGAGTTGAACACTCTCCTCAAACTGAAGGAGACGGTCGAGATCACGGCGACCTGCGACGGGACCGTGGATGAAGTCAACGTCTCGGACGGGACGGAGGTGACGGCTTCCGCATCAGGGTCTTCTTCCTCATCCGGCAGCACGTCCGCGACGGGGACGACTGCTTCGAAGACTTCTTATTCTTCAACGTCCGGCAGCACGTCCGCGACGGCCACGAAGACATCTTCTTCCTCCGGATCAACGGCCTCAAGGACAACCTCGTCTTCCACAAGCAGCCTGAAAGCTTCCACACTCGCCTCTTCTGCGGGCAGCGGCCTGAAGGCTTCAGCCCTTTCCTCCTCCGCCAGCGGTTCGGGCGGCTTCACGCCAGCCGTCTTCCGTCTCGTCTCGGATACAGCGGCGTCAGCATCAGAAGAAACCACGGATACTTCGGGAAATGCAGCCGGCACCGGGGACGCGGCGGCAGAGGATGCGACGACAGCCACGACGGACACCACAGCAGCGGCAGAGGATACGACGACGGCCACTGCAACAGCGGATACGACGACCACAACAGACACAACGGCGACAACGGATACCACGACCACAGCGGATACCGGCACGACGAACGATACGACCGCAGCCGATCAGAATAATGCCTCTTCTTCCACCACGACGCAGGAAACCGCTATCGATGCCGTCAGCGTGACCTACACGGCGGACACGGACGGGACCATCGCATTCACGGCAGATAACGTGCCGGCGGTGACAGTCACGTCCTCAAACTGCACGATCCCGGCGTTCACCTGGACGGAGACGGACCAGACGAACGCGAAAGTATACACAACGACGTTCAATCTGACGGCCGCTGACGGATTCTACTTCAGCGGAAAAAACGTCACATTTGAGGACAGCAGCGAGTGGACCTGGACATGGAAGACATCGGATGACGCAAAGACGATGGCGATCTCCATCACGGTCACGGTCCCGACAGGAACGGACGCCACGCAGAGTACCTCGACGACTTCAAACGGAAACGCGGCCGGTACAGAAAGTCAGCCAGCCGGGACAGACAGCGGGACGAACGGTTCGACGCAGTCGGGAACAGCCGGGACGGACAGCGGAACGGCCCAGTCCGTCAGTGAGCAGAACGGGACAGGCAATGCGCAGAGCGGAACGGACAGCAGCGCGGCTGGAGCATCCGGCAGCACTGGAAGCGGCAGCAGTGCGATGGGCGGATCCGCCTCGTCCGGCGGCATGAGTGCGTCCGGCGGATCATCGGGCGGCTCTTCCGGCACATCCGCCGGAGGCAGCACCGGTTCTTCATCCGGAACAGCCACTTCGACGGAGACAGCTGCATCTTCTTCTTCCCAGACTTCCGACAGCGATGAGACGGTCGGCTTCACCGTGACGACCGACGACTATATGGAAGTCTCCATCAGTGTCGACGAACTGGATATTCTTTCCATCAAAGAGGGACAGGATGTCTCCGTCGCGCTTGACGCCATCGACGGCAAGACGTTCGAAGGAACCGTGAAAGAAGTCAGCACGAGTGGCACGAACAGCGGCGGCTCCTCGAAATTCACCGTGACGGTTGAGGTGCCGAAGGACTCGGATATGCTCGCGGGCATGAGCGCGACGGCGACGATCACGACATCCTCCTCAGAGGATACGCTGACGATTCCGGCGGCAGCCGTTCATCAGAAGGGCGGCAAGAGCTATGTCTACACGTCGGAGGATGAGGACGGCAATCTGTCCGGTGAGACCGAGATCGAGACGGGAATGTCTACAGACAGCACGATCGAGGTGACATCGGGCCTCACGGAAGGCGAGACCGTCTATTACACGGAGCTGAGCGGAAGCACAATCAGCTCTTCAACGGATTCCAACTCCCAGCAGATGATGGGTGGCATGCCTTCCGGTGACATGGGCGGCGGAGGCGGTATGCCGTCCGGCGGCGGAAATGGCGGCGGCAACGGCGGAGGCGGTATGCCATCCGGCGGCGGTCAGGGAAGAAACTGA
- a CDS encoding ABC transporter permease, with protein MFFQPVKMAWDSVISSKMRSFLTMLGIIVGVIALVVLVSIANGTTSQVTDVISSMGTNMLTVSIDSDTDDPVALSDMDELRELSHISLASPVASDNLTAGYGSDSDSAQITGTDGSYLDIEGETLSAGRNLLQSDMDNHTYVAVINEDIASDLLGVTNTADAVGMQFKLDGTPFTVIGVIAANESVTNSRTSYEALIPYTTLMRLSSSVSSVTSIVVSAASDDEMDAAEQALEGWLYERFGDEDLYSVINMSTVADSMADVTNTLSIMLGGIASISLLVGGIGIMNIMLVSVTERTREIGIRKAIGAGNGSIMAQFLVEALMLSLMGCGAGIGASWGILKIIDKVAGYSYTMDRTVCLLAVGFSLLIGLVFGIYPAGRAAKKRPIEALHYSG; from the coding sequence ATGTTCTTTCAGCCAGTGAAAATGGCCTGGGACTCCGTCATCTCCAGCAAGATGCGGAGTTTCCTCACGATGCTCGGTATCATCGTCGGTGTGATCGCGCTGGTCGTCCTCGTCTCGATCGCGAACGGCACAACCAGCCAGGTGACGGACGTGATCTCCTCCATGGGGACGAATATGCTGACCGTCAGTATCGATTCTGACACGGATGACCCGGTCGCGCTTTCGGACATGGACGAGCTCCGGGAACTTTCGCACATCAGTCTCGCCTCCCCGGTCGCAAGCGACAATCTGACGGCAGGCTATGGCTCAGACAGCGACAGCGCCCAGATCACCGGAACGGACGGCTCTTATCTGGATATCGAGGGTGAAACATTGTCCGCCGGACGGAATCTGCTTCAGAGTGACATGGATAACCACACCTATGTCGCAGTGATCAACGAGGACATCGCCTCTGATCTGCTCGGCGTGACGAACACGGCGGACGCGGTCGGCATGCAGTTCAAGCTGGACGGGACGCCGTTCACGGTGATCGGCGTGATCGCCGCCAACGAGTCCGTGACGAATTCCAGAACGTCCTATGAGGCGCTCATCCCGTATACGACGCTGATGAGGCTTTCGAGCTCGGTCTCTTCCGTCACGTCGATCGTGGTATCCGCTGCGAGCGACGATGAGATGGACGCTGCGGAGCAGGCACTGGAAGGATGGCTCTATGAGCGGTTCGGGGACGAGGACCTCTATTCCGTGATCAATATGTCGACCGTCGCGGATTCGATGGCGGATGTCACGAATACACTGTCGATCATGCTGGGCGGCATCGCCTCGATCTCACTGCTCGTCGGCGGCATCGGCATCATGAACATCATGCTCGTCTCCGTCACGGAGCGGACGCGCGAGATCGGGATCCGCAAGGCGATCGGAGCGGGCAACGGCAGCATCATGGCCCAGTTCCTTGTGGAAGCACTGATGCTGAGCCTCATGGGATGCGGCGCAGGCATCGGCGCGTCGTGGGGAATCCTGAAGATCATCGACAAGGTGGCCGGCTATTCCTACACGATGGACCGGACCGTCTGTCTCCTCGCGGTCGGTTTCTCGCTTCTGATCGGACTTGTCTTCGGCATCTACCCGGCAGGGCGCGCCGCGAAGAAACGGCCGATCGAGGCGCTGCATTATTCCGGCTGA
- a CDS encoding M20 family metallopeptidase, with product MHQQDPLYEAALSMARDLIRIESTNPGALEEGVADHLKRYFAGRLPEWGKLTVSTADGGRPVLMAELPGRSERTLALICHMDTVPVANGWTMDPFCAEIRDGKLYGLGSADMKSGLSSACTAFTCVARKLDSEGRRPEHTIRFLASMDEEADMKGVEEMIRLGWVSPDTLVLDTEPTGGMIQTAHKGRYWFRYTMHGKTAHASRPEDGADAIAGMAAAITSIRRRILALRPDPFLGPSTVAFGMIKGGIHPYQVPDTCTVSVDVRLVPPYTKDDLVRILEAGCDAARKELGRETLTCTIECTGERPPVPHHEDSELLGLMRDAVRSATGAEPVVGPFPGYTDTAVIAGMLGNRNCMSYGPGKLAQAHRPDEYAALADIRRCCHVYRELLGRWAEEETDLCSEI from the coding sequence ATGCATCAACAGGATCCTCTATATGAAGCGGCGCTCTCGATGGCGCGTGATCTGATCCGGATTGAAAGCACGAATCCGGGCGCGCTGGAGGAAGGCGTCGCAGACCATCTGAAACGTTATTTCGCCGGGCGTCTCCCCGAATGGGGAAAACTGACGGTCAGCACGGCAGATGGAGGGCGGCCGGTCCTCATGGCTGAGCTTCCGGGCAGATCGGAACGAACACTGGCACTGATCTGTCATATGGATACGGTTCCGGTCGCGAATGGCTGGACAATGGATCCGTTCTGCGCGGAGATCCGGGACGGGAAGCTTTACGGGCTTGGTTCTGCCGATATGAAATCGGGGCTTTCTTCCGCCTGTACGGCGTTCACATGCGTCGCGAGAAAACTGGATTCGGAGGGTCGAAGACCGGAACACACGATCCGCTTTCTTGCGTCGATGGATGAAGAAGCTGATATGAAGGGCGTGGAGGAGATGATCCGGCTCGGATGGGTCAGCCCTGATACGCTGGTTCTCGACACGGAGCCGACCGGCGGCATGATCCAGACGGCCCATAAGGGCCGGTACTGGTTCCGCTATACGATGCACGGCAAGACGGCCCACGCGAGCCGGCCGGAGGATGGTGCAGACGCGATTGCCGGGATGGCCGCCGCCATCACATCGATCCGGCGCAGGATTCTGGCACTTAGGCCGGATCCTTTCCTGGGTCCGTCGACGGTGGCCTTCGGAATGATCAAAGGCGGGATCCACCCGTACCAGGTCCCGGATACCTGCACGGTTTCAGTCGACGTCCGGCTTGTTCCGCCCTATACAAAGGATGATCTGGTCCGGATCCTTGAAGCGGGATGCGATGCGGCCCGAAAGGAACTCGGACGGGAAACTCTCACCTGCACAATTGAATGCACGGGCGAGCGGCCGCCCGTCCCGCATCATGAGGATTCGGAACTCCTCGGACTTATGCGCGACGCGGTCCGGTCGGCCACCGGAGCGGAGCCGGTTGTCGGGCCGTTTCCGGGCTACACGGACACTGCTGTGATTGCCGGGATGCTTGGAAACCGCAACTGCATGTCCTATGGACCCGGAAAACTGGCGCAGGCGCACCGACCGGACGAGTATGCCGCGCTTGCGGATATCCGGCGGTGCTGTCACGTCTATCGGGAACTTCTGGGGAGATGGGCGGAAGAAGAAACGGATTTATGCAGCGAAATATGA
- a CDS encoding complex I subunit 5 family protein, which translates to MSAYWILLPVLLPLIGGCLILFHGVRKERAVCLAAEVTAIATSLAVWIGLLSGIRGSFTVYRFARGFSVTFAVDGMASLFAGMVSVMWPLVLLYAFSYMRGGRRLSLFYGFYVMTYGITLGIAFSANITTLYVFYEMLSLVTIPLVSYYGDHDGMYAGRVYAAFTIGGASLTFFAVVAASLTPGAGQFLYGGSLAGGTALPAGLSVSKETGRIIWQAAFLFGFFGFGTKAAVFPLTYWLPTASVAPTPVTALLHAVAVVNAGAFAVMRLTWYVFGPDILKGSWVQAVCLAAAIVTLVGAAAMALREWKLKRRLAYSTASNLSYMLYGCMLLTPAGFAGGLAHMLFHGVIKMTLFLCAGAFLHQSGRSHIWEIDGVGRKMPVTFFCFTVGALSLTGIPLFCGFVSKWQLLTAGVRAGTPLAVAGAAGLIVAAFLCAMYTLTISVRAFFPMKGRDRYADGSEVREADGLMLTPILVFTVVNLVLGFCSGPVMKLVSSIAEGAL; encoded by the coding sequence ATGAGCGCTTACTGGATTCTTCTTCCGGTCCTTCTGCCGCTTATTGGCGGCTGCCTGATCCTGTTTCACGGCGTCAGAAAGGAGAGAGCGGTCTGTCTTGCGGCGGAAGTGACGGCCATTGCCACGTCGTTGGCGGTCTGGATCGGCCTTCTGTCCGGCATTCGGGGCTCTTTCACGGTTTACCGTTTCGCGAGAGGCTTCTCCGTCACTTTTGCAGTCGACGGGATGGCATCTCTTTTTGCCGGGATGGTCTCGGTGATGTGGCCGCTCGTGCTTCTCTACGCGTTCTCCTATATGCGCGGCGGGAGGCGGCTGAGTCTTTTTTACGGCTTTTACGTGATGACGTACGGCATCACGCTGGGAATCGCTTTTTCCGCGAATATCACGACGCTCTATGTCTTCTATGAGATGCTCTCTTTGGTGACGATCCCGCTTGTCTCGTACTACGGGGACCATGACGGGATGTACGCCGGACGGGTGTATGCGGCTTTCACGATCGGCGGCGCGTCGCTGACGTTCTTTGCCGTCGTGGCGGCGTCTCTCACGCCGGGGGCGGGGCAGTTCCTCTACGGCGGGTCCCTTGCAGGCGGAACGGCTCTTCCGGCCGGCCTTTCCGTATCGAAGGAGACAGGACGCATCATCTGGCAGGCTGCATTTCTGTTCGGATTCTTCGGTTTCGGGACAAAGGCAGCCGTTTTTCCGCTCACGTACTGGCTTCCCACAGCGTCCGTCGCGCCGACACCGGTCACGGCTCTTCTCCATGCGGTCGCGGTCGTGAACGCCGGCGCTTTTGCCGTGATGCGGCTGACCTGGTATGTGTTCGGGCCCGACATCCTGAAAGGTTCCTGGGTTCAGGCGGTCTGCCTTGCAGCTGCCATCGTCACACTCGTCGGCGCGGCCGCGATGGCCCTCCGCGAGTGGAAACTGAAGAGGCGGCTTGCGTATTCCACGGCCAGCAATCTTTCGTACATGCTGTACGGCTGCATGCTTCTCACGCCGGCGGGATTTGCCGGGGGACTGGCCCATATGCTGTTCCACGGTGTCATCAAGATGACGCTGTTTCTGTGCGCGGGGGCGTTTCTGCACCAGAGCGGCCGGTCCCATATCTGGGAGATCGACGGCGTCGGGCGGAAGATGCCGGTCACGTTCTTCTGCTTCACGGTCGGGGCGCTGTCCCTGACCGGCATCCCGCTGTTCTGCGGTTTCGTCTCGAAGTGGCAGCTTCTGACGGCCGGCGTCCGCGCCGGCACGCCTCTTGCGGTCGCCGGCGCCGCCGGTCTCATCGTGGCAGCTTTCCTGTGCGCGATGTATACGCTGACCATCAGCGTCCGCGCGTTCTTTCCGATGAAAGGACGGGACCGGTACGCGGACGGGTCCGAGGTCCGTGAGGCGGACGGGCTTATGCTGACGCCGATCCTTGTCTTCACGGTCGTGAATCTTGTGCTGGGGTTCTGCTCGGGGCCGGTCATGAAGCTGGTTTCTTCCATCGCGGAAGGGGCGCTCTGA
- a CDS encoding ABC transporter ATP-binding protein, whose translation MGEAMILCQDISKIYQVGDSEVRALDHASMHVDRGEFVSVIGPSGSGKSTLMSIIGCLDLATEGEYILDGQEIEDYSERELARIRNRKIGFIFQDFNLLPKLTAYENVELPLIYQRLPRSVRKERTEEALNRVGLWDRRDHKPGELSGGQQQRVAIARALATEPPLFLADEPTGNLDQKTGHELMDLFHEMNAAGHTILLITHDGHVAREASRYIKILDGHVSEITDRAEIEEVV comes from the coding sequence ATGGGTGAGGCGATGATTCTCTGCCAAGACATCTCGAAGATCTACCAGGTCGGCGACTCTGAAGTTCGGGCGCTGGACCATGCGAGCATGCATGTCGACCGGGGCGAGTTCGTCAGCGTGATCGGCCCTTCAGGGTCCGGAAAATCGACGCTGATGAGCATCATCGGCTGTCTCGATCTGGCGACGGAAGGGGAATATATCCTCGACGGCCAGGAGATCGAAGATTACTCGGAGCGGGAGCTCGCGCGGATCCGGAACCGGAAGATCGGTTTCATCTTCCAGGACTTCAATCTGCTGCCGAAACTTACAGCCTATGAAAATGTGGAACTGCCGCTCATCTACCAGCGCCTTCCGCGTTCGGTCAGGAAAGAGAGAACAGAAGAGGCTTTGAACCGCGTCGGTCTCTGGGACCGCCGGGACCACAAGCCCGGCGAGCTGTCCGGCGGCCAGCAGCAGAGAGTGGCGATCGCCCGTGCGCTTGCGACAGAGCCGCCGCTCTTCCTCGCCGACGAACCGACCGGCAACCTGGACCAGAAGACAGGGCATGAACTGATGGACCTCTTTCATGAGATGAATGCGGCCGGTCACACGATTCTGCTGATCACGCACGACGGCCATGTGGCCCGGGAAGCTTCGAGATACATCAAGATTCTGGATGGTCATGTCTCGGAGATCACGGATCGCGCTGAGATTGAGGAGGTGGTCTGA
- a CDS encoding type II toxin-antitoxin system prevent-host-death family antitoxin, protein MKLSEKQDIYITQYGQLVTKLTNPFKTKRDILNSLIGVIPESSSLEDAKNERAEKL, encoded by the coding sequence ATGAAACTCTCTGAAAAGCAGGATATCTATATCACCCAATACGGACAGCTGGTAACAAAGCTCACCAACCCCTTCAAAACAAAACGTGATATACTGAATTCACTCATTGGTGTGATTCCTGAATCGTCCAGTCTGGAAGATGCAAAGAATGAGCGGGCCGAAAAGCTATGA
- a CDS encoding complex I subunit 5 family protein — protein MLIAAIVFLPFAGAAAAAAFGRRSGRARDISACALTALILFLSLFLPAAGTSLVIPDVFASGLHFSSDGFRNVWAIVSAVMWFGTTLFSQEYFAEDEEEMNGYWFFVLATLGATEGVMLSADFMTTFVFFEILSFTSFTWVMHDRTTQSVRAGYTYLFIAIIGGLVLFMGLLLLQNAGIPLSFVLFGDGLAARGVRAPSGALLAAGCCILFGFGCKAGMVPVHVWLPKAHPVAPSPASALLSGILTKVGVYGILMAAVCVLPGYAPFGWLILLLGTATMVLGAVLAIFSVNLKRTLACSSMSQIGFILTGVGMYVLLQSEGSPEASALALPGLLLHMLNHSMIKLTLFLAAGVAAMREHTLTLDDLRGFGRKKRALAVSFALGALGISGVPLFGGYLSKTLLHESIVAGAETMASFAPLLRTIEVFFLVSGGCTFAYMLKLFICLFIEKNASADRQARYDADPRGMSRLSTAVVFGSACTMVVLGVPQTVFYLASYMTGDASILNFKPFSFGNLKGSLISLAIGASIYLLIVRRKTVRDGHYVNYWPAGWDLEERVYRPMFTRWLPGVLGPVAALFGENRLLRPTAVAVRGASGSVAALFGENRFLRPLARFTVFLSSVFGRVASDSLDALIILLRKSVLRARRVKNPLRRAGRLRAAREATEETIRPLTENFSFALMMTCIGILLILGTLVVLLAFGALS, from the coding sequence ATGCTGATTGCTGCAATCGTGTTTCTTCCTTTTGCGGGGGCTGCGGCCGCAGCGGCCTTTGGCCGCCGGTCCGGCCGCGCGCGGGATATTTCTGCCTGTGCGCTCACGGCGCTCATTCTGTTTCTTTCGCTTTTCCTTCCGGCTGCCGGAACGTCACTTGTGATTCCGGACGTCTTCGCATCCGGCCTGCATTTCTCATCAGACGGGTTCCGAAATGTCTGGGCGATCGTGAGCGCGGTCATGTGGTTCGGGACGACACTTTTTTCGCAGGAATATTTCGCGGAAGATGAGGAGGAGATGAACGGGTACTGGTTCTTCGTCCTTGCGACGCTCGGGGCGACCGAAGGCGTCATGCTGTCCGCGGATTTCATGACGACGTTCGTCTTCTTCGAGATCCTCTCGTTCACATCGTTCACCTGGGTCATGCACGACCGGACGACCCAGTCGGTCCGGGCCGGCTATACGTATCTTTTCATCGCGATCATCGGCGGGCTTGTCCTTTTCATGGGCCTTCTGCTTCTCCAGAATGCAGGGATTCCGCTGTCGTTTGTACTGTTCGGAGATGGGCTTGCAGCCCGCGGAGTCCGTGCACCGTCAGGGGCGCTTCTGGCGGCCGGATGCTGCATTCTCTTCGGATTCGGCTGCAAGGCCGGTATGGTCCCGGTCCACGTCTGGCTCCCGAAAGCGCACCCGGTTGCGCCATCTCCGGCGTCGGCGCTTCTCTCCGGGATTCTGACCAAAGTCGGCGTCTACGGCATCCTGATGGCGGCCGTCTGCGTGCTGCCCGGATACGCACCGTTCGGCTGGCTGATTCTCCTTCTGGGGACGGCGACGATGGTACTCGGAGCGGTGCTCGCGATTTTCTCGGTCAATCTGAAGCGGACGCTTGCATGCTCATCGATGTCCCAGATCGGCTTCATCCTGACGGGCGTCGGCATGTATGTGCTGCTACAGTCGGAGGGCAGCCCGGAGGCATCCGCTCTCGCGCTCCCGGGCCTGCTTCTTCATATGCTCAACCACTCGATGATCAAGCTGACGCTCTTTCTGGCGGCCGGCGTCGCGGCGATGCGCGAGCATACACTGACCCTGGACGATCTCCGGGGATTCGGGAGGAAAAAGAGGGCGCTTGCGGTTTCGTTCGCGCTCGGAGCACTGGGCATCAGCGGTGTTCCGCTGTTCGGGGGGTATCTGAGCAAGACACTTCTTCATGAGAGCATCGTGGCGGGAGCGGAGACGATGGCGTCCTTCGCGCCGCTCCTTCGGACGATTGAAGTGTTCTTTCTCGTGAGCGGCGGCTGCACGTTTGCGTATATGCTGAAGCTTTTTATCTGCCTTTTTATCGAGAAAAATGCATCCGCCGATCGCCAGGCCCGTTACGACGCCGATCCGCGCGGCATGAGCCGTCTGAGCACGGCGGTTGTCTTTGGTTCTGCGTGCACGATGGTGGTGCTCGGCGTCCCGCAGACTGTGTTTTATCTGGCGTCTTATATGACCGGAGATGCCTCGATATTGAATTTTAAGCCTTTCTCTTTCGGGAACCTGAAGGGTAGCCTGATTTCGCTCGCGATCGGAGCGTCGATTTATCTTCTGATCGTCAGGCGGAAGACGGTGAGGGACGGGCATTATGTCAATTACTGGCCGGCCGGATGGGACCTCGAGGAGCGGGTATACCGTCCGATGTTTACCCGCTGGCTGCCCGGTGTGTTGGGACCGGTTGCGGCTCTCTTCGGAGAGAACCGGCTGCTCCGGCCGACTGCTGTCGCCGTCCGCGGGGCATCCGGCTCCGTTGCGGCCCTTTTCGGTGAAAACCGCTTCCTCAGGCCGCTTGCGCGTTTCACGGTTTTTCTCTCGTCCGTCTTCGGACGCGTTGCTTCGGACAGCCTGGACGCCCTGATCATTCTGCTCCGGAAGAGCGTTCTGCGGGCACGGCGCGTGAAGAACCCGCTCCGTCGCGCCGGCCGCCTGCGGGCGGCCCGGGAGGCGACGGAGGAGACAATTCGTCCGTTGACGGAGAATTTCTCGTTTGCCCTCATGATGACCTGCATCGGGATTCTGCTGATCCTCGGGACGCTTGTGGTGCTTCTGGCGTTCGGGGCTCTTTCCTGA
- a CDS encoding PIN domain-containing protein, with translation MNVLLDTNIIIDLLGNRQPWIREAKAILELAADQKIDCYITAKEMTDLYYVLHRETHSNQRTRQILSHLCELVFVADTLSSDAVEALGSPISDYEDAVMDITATRTGMDCIVTRNLKDFQKAKMLVLSPSGFLESYNAQE, from the coding sequence ATGAATGTGTTACTCGATACCAATATCATAATCGACCTTCTTGGAAACAGGCAGCCCTGGATAAGGGAGGCAAAAGCAATCTTAGAGCTGGCCGCAGATCAGAAAATTGACTGCTATATCACAGCGAAAGAAATGACAGATCTCTATTATGTTCTGCATAGAGAGACCCACAGCAATCAGAGAACCAGGCAGATTCTTTCCCATCTGTGCGAGCTTGTCTTCGTAGCAGACACTCTGTCAAGCGACGCCGTGGAAGCCCTCGGTTCGCCCATCTCTGATTATGAAGATGCTGTCATGGACATCACCGCAACGAGAACAGGCATGGATTGCATCGTCACCAGAAATCTCAAAGATTTCCAGAAAGCGAAAATGCTTGTCCTTTCACCTTCCGGATTTCTTGAATCATACAATGCTCAGGAATAG
- a CDS encoding winged helix-turn-helix domain-containing protein yields the protein MEQERRFEPHVKLTIRADGHGFFGPGVAELMERIRRCGSVKDACRDMGMSYSKGRYILRRAEEALSMTLVLHQHGGAGGGAASLTEAGEAYLKEYRSYEAAVTAFAEAEYRRRYAR from the coding sequence ATGGAACAGGAAAGACGGTTTGAACCGCATGTAAAACTGACGATCCGCGCGGACGGGCATGGCTTCTTCGGACCCGGCGTCGCGGAGCTCATGGAACGCATCAGGAGATGCGGTTCCGTGAAGGATGCCTGCCGGGACATGGGGATGTCCTATTCGAAAGGACGTTATATCCTGAGGCGTGCGGAGGAGGCGCTCTCGATGACACTTGTTCTCCATCAGCACGGCGGTGCCGGCGGAGGAGCCGCTTCTCTCACGGAAGCAGGAGAGGCTTATCTGAAGGAATACCGTTCCTACGAGGCGGCCGTCACGGCGTTTGCCGAGGCGGAATACCGCCGGAGATACGCGAGGTGA